A part of Tachysurus vachellii isolate PV-2020 chromosome 4, HZAU_Pvac_v1, whole genome shotgun sequence genomic DNA contains:
- the LOC132844063 gene encoding endonuclease domain-containing 1 protein-like — MKLLALVLLLSSFSSLTVMEVVNSFNDVCSDFFIKTENDIIVPTIFPGDQYKMICQRWKHKYRFATVYDTMRRIPVYSAYTFSDLKVKTTHTKQWKFEPQLDDTEGSEEMIDSPREAGTIFNQAVYSDYIGTGYTRGHVFPCQFAADQDQTDSTFTLTNAAPQTSGSNQKWAAEVEKSMITEIYQMCKLDKVHIVTGVVPGEDWIPIKRDGKEYQEGINIPSHFWSAYYCRSKTGNDKFIVRAYITKQESFNLRRPNIHHLNIELTKLYNKKIRFNVFPGLDFKERKKIKLIKSYAAKNNENLVVSKNDYL, encoded by the exons ATGAAGCTCCTCGCTCTGGTGCTCctgctctcctctttctcctcactGACCGTGATGGAGGTTGTCAATTCTTTTAATGATGTATGTAGTGACTTCTTCATCAAGACAGAAAATGACATCATCGTCCCCACTATCTTCCCTGGAGATCAGTATAAGATGATTTGCCAGCGCTGGAAACACAAATACAGGTTTGCCACCGTGTACGACACTATGAGGAGGATCCCTGTTTACTCGGCTTACACATTCTCTGATTTGAAAGTTAAGACTACCCACACAAAACAGTGGAAATTTGAACCTCAG CTGGATGATACTGAAGGATCGGAAGAGATGATTGATTCCCCAAGAGAAGCAGGAACGATATTTAACCAGGCCGTGTACTCTGATTATATAGGTACAGGGTATACTAGAGGTCACGTGTTTCCATGCCAGTTTGCTGCCGATCAGGATCAAACAGATTCCACCTTCACTTTAACTAACGCAGCTCCACAAACATCGGGCAGCAACCAAAAATGGGCTGCGGAAGTGGAGAAATCGATGattacagaaatatatcagaTGTGCAAACTCGACAAGGTGCATATTGTGACCGGGGTCGTCCCAGGGGAGGACTGGATACCCATAAAAAGAGACGGAAAAGAGTATCAAGAAGGAATTAACATTCCCAGTCATTTTTGGAGCGCTTACTATTGCAGGAGTAAAACGGGTAATGATAAATTCATAGTGAGGGCCTACATCACTAAACAGGAGAGCTTTAATCTCAGACGCCCCAACATTCACCACCTGAATATAGAGCTCACTAAACTGTATAATAAGAAGATACGTTTTAATGTGTTTCCAGGATTAGACTTTAAAGAacgtaaaaaaataaagctgattAAATCTTATGCagcaaaaaacaatgaaaatttGGTAGTATCAAAAAATGATTATCTTTAA
- the LOC132845029 gene encoding endonuclease domain-containing 1 protein-like — MKLLALVLLLSTFSSLTLMEVVQDFQNSSCSKFFIRSPNVKHVITPTVFKGYQYKQICQRLNNKYTFVTLYDTIRRIPVYSAYTFLGEKQTVRNKVWKNEPQLEDMRNSIEMRKISNDEMDGFVHQAPHTPPPCVRMKLLALVRLLSSRL, encoded by the exons ATGAAGCTTCTCGCTCTGGTGCTCCTGCTCTCCACTTTCTCCTCACTGACCCTGATGGAGGTTGTGCAGGATTTTCAAAATTCTTCTTGTTCCAAGTTCTTCATCCGAAGCCCAAATGTAAAACATGTCATCACCCCGACTGTTTTCAAAGGCTATCAGTATAAGCAGATTTGTCAGCGCCTGaacaacaaatacacatttgTTACGCTGTATGACACGATTCGTAGGATCCCCGTCTACTCAGCCTACACGTTTTTAGGGGAAAAACAGACGGTTCGGAACAAAGTGTGGAAAAATGAACCACAG CTGGAAGACATGAGGAACAGTATAGAAATGAGGAAGATCTCCAATGATGAGATGGATGGGTTTGTTCACCAGGcaccacacactcctccaccGTGTGTCAGGATGAAGCTTCTCGCTCTGGTGCGCCTGCTCTCCAGCAGACTCTAG